The following proteins are encoded in a genomic region of Eriocheir sinensis breed Jianghai 21 chromosome 55, ASM2467909v1, whole genome shotgun sequence:
- the LOC126984053 gene encoding kinesin-associated protein 3-like isoform X1 produces the protein MTTNQHGEVKMQAEDARYLKKKVKVGSLDVHPTEKALVVNYELEATILGQLGDAMLGDKKECQKIIRLKSLDSNTDVAVLAKEVVDKCKLIHPSKLGEVQHLIGYLLSRKEAGKDGNVSLDHPDPGEAQEQANLNELDSYMEMLYEEMPDKVRGASLILQLARNPDYLEELCQNETVLGALARVLREDWKKSLDLSYNIVYIFFCFSVFSNFHTVISHFKIGSLCMDIIDGELQRTDQYREQLTKRKKGGELGTDPAKLQQDYERNLKKYQAVIEKQDQVLRVCTYLLLNIAEDVRVEEKMRRKNIVGLLVRMQERESPDLLLLVVSFLKKLSCYMENKDDMADLNIVEKVSRLVSTDNSDLLNVTIRLLLNLSFDAGLRAKMIKVGLLPKLVSHMSEDRHQQAVLAVLYHLSVDDKCKSMFTYTDCIPTIMKLLLSTPEPMVPLELMALAVNLSANKRNAQLICEGAGLKLLMKRALKYRDPLLMKMIRNIAQHEGPTRALFTEFVGDLCEVVSGGGSDEFVLECVGVLGNLSLPDLDYCQLLTKHNLIDWIKDSMQPDAVEDDLALEVVVLLGTVAGDQAAAQLIVNTGILHALVNLLNAKQEDDEMVLQIVYVFYQLTRHEATRPQVISTTEVPAYLIDLMHDKNTEVRRVCDTTLDIIAEHDNEWAVRIQCHKFRWYNSQWLDMVEEAENIDTMGGEEMAGGEGLGHSYLHHSDVLDHQGIYSDGLSSPESEEYPGINGHSEGSRPSSNYTNSEVMGLRERQRRGQSSAISVDSVSI, from the exons gaaggtgaaggtggggTCACTGGACGTGCACCCCACCGAAAAGGCACTGGTGGTCAACTATGAGTTGGAGGCGACCATCCTTGGCCAGCTGGGTGATGCCATGCTGGGGGACAAGAAG GAATGTCAGAAGATCATCCGGTTGAAGAGTCTGGACAGCAACACAGACGTGGCGGTGCTGGCCAAGGAGGTGGTGGACAAGTGCAAGCTAATCCACCCGTCCAAGCTGGGGGAAGTGCAGCACCTCATTGGCTACCTCCTGTCTCGGAAAGAGGCCGGGAAAG ATGGCAATGTTTCCCTGGACCACCCAGACCCTGGTGAGGCACAGGAGCAGGCTAACCTCAATGAGCTGGACTCCTACATGGAGATGCTGTATGAGGAGATGCCAGACAAAGTGCGCGGTGCTTCCCTCATCCTGCAGCTGGCCAGGAACCCCGACTACCTGGAGGAGCTGTGTCAGAATG AGACGGTACTGGGAGCTTTGGCGCGAGTACTGCGTGAAGACTGGAAGAAGAGTCTTGACCTCAGCTACAACATTGTCTACATATTCTTCTGCTTCTCAGTGTTTTCAAACTTCCATACTGTCATTTCTCACTTCAAA ATTGGTTCCCTCTGCATGGACATTATTGATGGGGAGCTGCAACGCACAGACCAGTACAGGGAGCAGCTCACCAAAAGGAAGAAGGGCGGGGAGCTGGGCACAGACCCTGCCAAGCTGCAGCAGGACTATGAACGTAACCTCAAGAAATATCAAGCAGTCATTGAGAAGCAGGACCAG GTGCTGCGAGTATGCACGTACCTTCTCCTCAACATTGCCGAGGATGTGCGTGTGGAGGAGAAGATGCGGCGTAAGAATATTGTTGGTCTGTTAGTGCGCATGCAGGAGAGAGAATCCCCTGACCTTCTCCTGCTGGTGGTCTCCTTCCTAAAGAAGCTCTCCTGCTACATGGAAAACAAGGATGATATG GCTGACCTCAACATTGTGGAGAAGGTGAGTCGTCTGGTGTCCACAGACAACAGTGACCTCCTCAATGTCACCATCCGGCTGCTGCTAAACCTGTCTTTTGATGCTGGGCTGAGAGCGAAAATGATCAAGGTTGGCCTTTTGCCAAAGCTTGTGTCTCATATGT CAGAGGACCGGCACCAGCAGGCAGTGTTGGCCGTCCTCTATCACCTGAGTGTGGATGACAAGTGCAAGTCCATGTTCACCTACACTGACTGCATCCCAACG ATTATGAAATTGTTATTGAGCACCCCTGAGCCTATGGTGCCTCTGGAGCTGATGGCATTAGCAGTAAATCTTTCCGCCAACAAGCGCAATGCCCAGCTGATCTGTGAGGGTGCGGGGCTGAAGCTGTTGATGAAGCGAGCGCTGAAGTACCGTGACCCACTTCTCATGAAGATGATCCGCAACATTGCTCAGCACGAGGGACCCACCAGGGCTCTGTTCACT GAGTTTGTTGGGGATCTGTGTGAGGTTGTGAGTGGCGGTGGGAGCGATGAGTTTGTCCTGGAGTGTGTTGGGGTGCTGGGTAACCTTTCTCTACCTGACCTTGACTACTGCCAGCTGCTCACCAAACACAACCTCATAGACTGGATCAAAGATAGTATGCAGCCAG ACGCAGTGGAGGACGACTTGgccctggaggtggtggtgctgctgggaACGGTGGCGGGAGACCAGGCGGCGGCTCAGCTCATCGTGAACACAGGGATCCTCCACGCCCTCGTCAACCTCCTAAATG CCAAACAGGAGGATGACGAGATGGTGCTGCAGATAGTTTACGTCTTTTACCAGCTCACCCGACACGAGGCGACGAGGCCTCAGGTCATCTCCACCACTGAGGTCCCTGCTTACCTCATTGACCTCATGCACGATAAAAATACAGAGGTTCGCAGGGTTTGTGACACCACGCTGGACATTATTGCT GAACACGATAATGAGTGGGCGGTTAGGATCCAGTGCCACAAATTTCGATGGTATAACAGTCAGTGGCTTGACATGGTGGAGGAGGCTGAGAACATTGACAccatgggaggagaggaaatggcagGTGGAGAAGGGCTGGGCCACTCCTACCTCCATCACTCTGATGTCTTGGACCACCAGGGGATTTACTCAG ATGGTCTGTCCTCCCCTGAAAGTGAGGAATACCCTGGCATCAATGGTCACAGTGAAGGCTCCCGTCCCTCCTCTAATTATACCAACAG TGAGGTGATGGGtttgagggagaggcagaggcgagGCCAGAGTAGCGCCATAAGTGTTGACTCCGTGTCT
- the LOC126984053 gene encoding kinesin-associated protein 3-like isoform X4, which yields MTTNQHGEVKMQAEDARYLKKKVKVGSLDVHPTEKALVVNYELEATILGQLGDAMLGDKKECQKIIRLKSLDSNTDVAVLAKEVVDKCKLIHPSKLGEVQHLIGYLLSRKEAGKDGNVSLDHPDPGEAQEQANLNELDSYMEMLYEEMPDKVRGASLILQLARNPDYLEELCQNETVLGALARVLREDWKKSLDLSYNIVYIFFCFSVFSNFHTVISHFKIGSLCMDIIDGELQRTDQYREQLTKRKKGGELGTDPAKLQQDYERNLKKYQAVIEKQDQVLRVCTYLLLNIAEDVRVEEKMRRKNIVGLLVRMQERESPDLLLLVVSFLKKLSCYMENKDDMADLNIVEKVSRLVSTDNSDLLNVTIRLLLNLSFDAGLRAKMIKVGLLPKLVSHMSEDRHQQAVLAVLYHLSVDDKCKSMFTYTDCIPTIMKLLLSTPEPMVPLELMALAVNLSANKRNAQLICEGAGLKLLMKRALKYRDPLLMKMIRNIAQHEGPTRALFTEFVGDLCEVVSGGGSDEFVLECVGVLGNLSLPDLDYCQLLTKHNLIDWIKDSMQPDAVEDDLALEVVVLLGTVAGDQAAAQLIVNTGILHALVNLLNAKQEDDEMVLQIVYVFYQLTRHEATRPQVISTTEVPAYLIDLMHDKNTEVRRVCDTTLDIIAEHDNEWAVRIQCHKFRWYNSQWLDMVEEAENIDTMGGEEMAGGEGLGHSYLHHSDVLDHQGIYSDGLSSPESEEYPGINGHSEGSRPSSNYTNR from the exons gaaggtgaaggtggggTCACTGGACGTGCACCCCACCGAAAAGGCACTGGTGGTCAACTATGAGTTGGAGGCGACCATCCTTGGCCAGCTGGGTGATGCCATGCTGGGGGACAAGAAG GAATGTCAGAAGATCATCCGGTTGAAGAGTCTGGACAGCAACACAGACGTGGCGGTGCTGGCCAAGGAGGTGGTGGACAAGTGCAAGCTAATCCACCCGTCCAAGCTGGGGGAAGTGCAGCACCTCATTGGCTACCTCCTGTCTCGGAAAGAGGCCGGGAAAG ATGGCAATGTTTCCCTGGACCACCCAGACCCTGGTGAGGCACAGGAGCAGGCTAACCTCAATGAGCTGGACTCCTACATGGAGATGCTGTATGAGGAGATGCCAGACAAAGTGCGCGGTGCTTCCCTCATCCTGCAGCTGGCCAGGAACCCCGACTACCTGGAGGAGCTGTGTCAGAATG AGACGGTACTGGGAGCTTTGGCGCGAGTACTGCGTGAAGACTGGAAGAAGAGTCTTGACCTCAGCTACAACATTGTCTACATATTCTTCTGCTTCTCAGTGTTTTCAAACTTCCATACTGTCATTTCTCACTTCAAA ATTGGTTCCCTCTGCATGGACATTATTGATGGGGAGCTGCAACGCACAGACCAGTACAGGGAGCAGCTCACCAAAAGGAAGAAGGGCGGGGAGCTGGGCACAGACCCTGCCAAGCTGCAGCAGGACTATGAACGTAACCTCAAGAAATATCAAGCAGTCATTGAGAAGCAGGACCAG GTGCTGCGAGTATGCACGTACCTTCTCCTCAACATTGCCGAGGATGTGCGTGTGGAGGAGAAGATGCGGCGTAAGAATATTGTTGGTCTGTTAGTGCGCATGCAGGAGAGAGAATCCCCTGACCTTCTCCTGCTGGTGGTCTCCTTCCTAAAGAAGCTCTCCTGCTACATGGAAAACAAGGATGATATG GCTGACCTCAACATTGTGGAGAAGGTGAGTCGTCTGGTGTCCACAGACAACAGTGACCTCCTCAATGTCACCATCCGGCTGCTGCTAAACCTGTCTTTTGATGCTGGGCTGAGAGCGAAAATGATCAAGGTTGGCCTTTTGCCAAAGCTTGTGTCTCATATGT CAGAGGACCGGCACCAGCAGGCAGTGTTGGCCGTCCTCTATCACCTGAGTGTGGATGACAAGTGCAAGTCCATGTTCACCTACACTGACTGCATCCCAACG ATTATGAAATTGTTATTGAGCACCCCTGAGCCTATGGTGCCTCTGGAGCTGATGGCATTAGCAGTAAATCTTTCCGCCAACAAGCGCAATGCCCAGCTGATCTGTGAGGGTGCGGGGCTGAAGCTGTTGATGAAGCGAGCGCTGAAGTACCGTGACCCACTTCTCATGAAGATGATCCGCAACATTGCTCAGCACGAGGGACCCACCAGGGCTCTGTTCACT GAGTTTGTTGGGGATCTGTGTGAGGTTGTGAGTGGCGGTGGGAGCGATGAGTTTGTCCTGGAGTGTGTTGGGGTGCTGGGTAACCTTTCTCTACCTGACCTTGACTACTGCCAGCTGCTCACCAAACACAACCTCATAGACTGGATCAAAGATAGTATGCAGCCAG ACGCAGTGGAGGACGACTTGgccctggaggtggtggtgctgctgggaACGGTGGCGGGAGACCAGGCGGCGGCTCAGCTCATCGTGAACACAGGGATCCTCCACGCCCTCGTCAACCTCCTAAATG CCAAACAGGAGGATGACGAGATGGTGCTGCAGATAGTTTACGTCTTTTACCAGCTCACCCGACACGAGGCGACGAGGCCTCAGGTCATCTCCACCACTGAGGTCCCTGCTTACCTCATTGACCTCATGCACGATAAAAATACAGAGGTTCGCAGGGTTTGTGACACCACGCTGGACATTATTGCT GAACACGATAATGAGTGGGCGGTTAGGATCCAGTGCCACAAATTTCGATGGTATAACAGTCAGTGGCTTGACATGGTGGAGGAGGCTGAGAACATTGACAccatgggaggagaggaaatggcagGTGGAGAAGGGCTGGGCCACTCCTACCTCCATCACTCTGATGTCTTGGACCACCAGGGGATTTACTCAG ATGGTCTGTCCTCCCCTGAAAGTGAGGAATACCCTGGCATCAATGGTCACAGTGAAGGCTCCCGTCCCTCCTCTAATTATACCAACAGGTAA
- the LOC126984053 gene encoding kinesin-associated protein 3-like isoform X3 → MTTNQHGEVKMQAEDARYLKKKVKVGSLDVHPTEKALVVNYELEATILGQLGDAMLGDKKECQKIIRLKSLDSNTDVAVLAKEVVDKCKLIHPSKLGEVQHLIGYLLSRKEAGKDPGEAQEQANLNELDSYMEMLYEEMPDKVRGASLILQLARNPDYLEELCQNETVLGALARVLREDWKKSLDLSYNIVYIFFCFSVFSNFHTVISHFKIGSLCMDIIDGELQRTDQYREQLTKRKKGGELGTDPAKLQQDYERNLKKYQAVIEKQDQVLRVCTYLLLNIAEDVRVEEKMRRKNIVGLLVRMQERESPDLLLLVVSFLKKLSCYMENKDDMADLNIVEKVSRLVSTDNSDLLNVTIRLLLNLSFDAGLRAKMIKVGLLPKLVSHMSEDRHQQAVLAVLYHLSVDDKCKSMFTYTDCIPTIMKLLLSTPEPMVPLELMALAVNLSANKRNAQLICEGAGLKLLMKRALKYRDPLLMKMIRNIAQHEGPTRALFTEFVGDLCEVVSGGGSDEFVLECVGVLGNLSLPDLDYCQLLTKHNLIDWIKDSMQPDAVEDDLALEVVVLLGTVAGDQAAAQLIVNTGILHALVNLLNAKQEDDEMVLQIVYVFYQLTRHEATRPQVISTTEVPAYLIDLMHDKNTEVRRVCDTTLDIIAEHDNEWAVRIQCHKFRWYNSQWLDMVEEAENIDTMGGEEMAGGEGLGHSYLHHSDVLDHQGIYSDGLSSPESEEYPGINGHSEGSRPSSNYTNSEVMGLRERQRRGQSSAISVDSVSI, encoded by the exons gaaggtgaaggtggggTCACTGGACGTGCACCCCACCGAAAAGGCACTGGTGGTCAACTATGAGTTGGAGGCGACCATCCTTGGCCAGCTGGGTGATGCCATGCTGGGGGACAAGAAG GAATGTCAGAAGATCATCCGGTTGAAGAGTCTGGACAGCAACACAGACGTGGCGGTGCTGGCCAAGGAGGTGGTGGACAAGTGCAAGCTAATCCACCCGTCCAAGCTGGGGGAAGTGCAGCACCTCATTGGCTACCTCCTGTCTCGGAAAGAGGCCGGGAAAG ACCCTGGTGAGGCACAGGAGCAGGCTAACCTCAATGAGCTGGACTCCTACATGGAGATGCTGTATGAGGAGATGCCAGACAAAGTGCGCGGTGCTTCCCTCATCCTGCAGCTGGCCAGGAACCCCGACTACCTGGAGGAGCTGTGTCAGAATG AGACGGTACTGGGAGCTTTGGCGCGAGTACTGCGTGAAGACTGGAAGAAGAGTCTTGACCTCAGCTACAACATTGTCTACATATTCTTCTGCTTCTCAGTGTTTTCAAACTTCCATACTGTCATTTCTCACTTCAAA ATTGGTTCCCTCTGCATGGACATTATTGATGGGGAGCTGCAACGCACAGACCAGTACAGGGAGCAGCTCACCAAAAGGAAGAAGGGCGGGGAGCTGGGCACAGACCCTGCCAAGCTGCAGCAGGACTATGAACGTAACCTCAAGAAATATCAAGCAGTCATTGAGAAGCAGGACCAG GTGCTGCGAGTATGCACGTACCTTCTCCTCAACATTGCCGAGGATGTGCGTGTGGAGGAGAAGATGCGGCGTAAGAATATTGTTGGTCTGTTAGTGCGCATGCAGGAGAGAGAATCCCCTGACCTTCTCCTGCTGGTGGTCTCCTTCCTAAAGAAGCTCTCCTGCTACATGGAAAACAAGGATGATATG GCTGACCTCAACATTGTGGAGAAGGTGAGTCGTCTGGTGTCCACAGACAACAGTGACCTCCTCAATGTCACCATCCGGCTGCTGCTAAACCTGTCTTTTGATGCTGGGCTGAGAGCGAAAATGATCAAGGTTGGCCTTTTGCCAAAGCTTGTGTCTCATATGT CAGAGGACCGGCACCAGCAGGCAGTGTTGGCCGTCCTCTATCACCTGAGTGTGGATGACAAGTGCAAGTCCATGTTCACCTACACTGACTGCATCCCAACG ATTATGAAATTGTTATTGAGCACCCCTGAGCCTATGGTGCCTCTGGAGCTGATGGCATTAGCAGTAAATCTTTCCGCCAACAAGCGCAATGCCCAGCTGATCTGTGAGGGTGCGGGGCTGAAGCTGTTGATGAAGCGAGCGCTGAAGTACCGTGACCCACTTCTCATGAAGATGATCCGCAACATTGCTCAGCACGAGGGACCCACCAGGGCTCTGTTCACT GAGTTTGTTGGGGATCTGTGTGAGGTTGTGAGTGGCGGTGGGAGCGATGAGTTTGTCCTGGAGTGTGTTGGGGTGCTGGGTAACCTTTCTCTACCTGACCTTGACTACTGCCAGCTGCTCACCAAACACAACCTCATAGACTGGATCAAAGATAGTATGCAGCCAG ACGCAGTGGAGGACGACTTGgccctggaggtggtggtgctgctgggaACGGTGGCGGGAGACCAGGCGGCGGCTCAGCTCATCGTGAACACAGGGATCCTCCACGCCCTCGTCAACCTCCTAAATG CCAAACAGGAGGATGACGAGATGGTGCTGCAGATAGTTTACGTCTTTTACCAGCTCACCCGACACGAGGCGACGAGGCCTCAGGTCATCTCCACCACTGAGGTCCCTGCTTACCTCATTGACCTCATGCACGATAAAAATACAGAGGTTCGCAGGGTTTGTGACACCACGCTGGACATTATTGCT GAACACGATAATGAGTGGGCGGTTAGGATCCAGTGCCACAAATTTCGATGGTATAACAGTCAGTGGCTTGACATGGTGGAGGAGGCTGAGAACATTGACAccatgggaggagaggaaatggcagGTGGAGAAGGGCTGGGCCACTCCTACCTCCATCACTCTGATGTCTTGGACCACCAGGGGATTTACTCAG ATGGTCTGTCCTCCCCTGAAAGTGAGGAATACCCTGGCATCAATGGTCACAGTGAAGGCTCCCGTCCCTCCTCTAATTATACCAACAG TGAGGTGATGGGtttgagggagaggcagaggcgagGCCAGAGTAGCGCCATAAGTGTTGACTCCGTGTCT
- the LOC126984053 gene encoding kinesin-associated protein 3-like isoform X2, whose product MTTNQHGEVKMQAEDARYLKKKVKVGSLDVHPTEKALVVNYELEATILGQLGDAMLGDKKECQKIIRLKSLDSNTDVAVLAKEVVDKCKLIHPSKLGEVQHLIGYLLSRKEAGKDGNVSLDHPDPGEAQEQANLNELDSYMEMLYEEMPDKVRGASLILQLARNPDYLEELCQNETVLGALARVLREDWKKSLDLSYNIVYIFFCFSVFSNFHTVISHFKIGSLCMDIIDGELQRTDQYREQLTKRKKGGELGTDPAKLQQDYERNLKKYQAVIEKQDQVLRVCTYLLLNIAEDVRVEEKMRRKNIVGLLVRMQERESPDLLLLVVSFLKKLSCYMENKDDMADLNIVEKVSRLVSTDNSDLLNVTIRLLLNLSFDAGLRAKMIKVGLLPKLVSHMSEDRHQQAVLAVLYHLSVDDKCKSMFTYTDCIPTIMKLLLSTPEPMVPLELMALAVNLSANKRNAQLICEGAGLKLLMKRALKYRDPLLMKMIRNIAQHEGPTRALFTEFVGDLCEVVSGGGSDEFVLECVGVLGNLSLPDLDYCQLLTKHNLIDWIKDSMQPDAVEDDLALEVVVLLGTVAGDQAAAQLIVNTGILHALVNLLNAKQEDDEMVLQIVYVFYQLTRHEATRPQVISTTEVPAYLIDLMHDKNTEVRRVCDTTLDIIAEHDNEWAVRIQCHKFRWYNSQWLDMVEEAENIDTMGGEEMAGGEGLGHSYLHHSDVLDHQGIYSDGLSSPESEEYPGINGHSEGSRPSSNYTNRFSADLEQFADELLKKAGV is encoded by the exons gaaggtgaaggtggggTCACTGGACGTGCACCCCACCGAAAAGGCACTGGTGGTCAACTATGAGTTGGAGGCGACCATCCTTGGCCAGCTGGGTGATGCCATGCTGGGGGACAAGAAG GAATGTCAGAAGATCATCCGGTTGAAGAGTCTGGACAGCAACACAGACGTGGCGGTGCTGGCCAAGGAGGTGGTGGACAAGTGCAAGCTAATCCACCCGTCCAAGCTGGGGGAAGTGCAGCACCTCATTGGCTACCTCCTGTCTCGGAAAGAGGCCGGGAAAG ATGGCAATGTTTCCCTGGACCACCCAGACCCTGGTGAGGCACAGGAGCAGGCTAACCTCAATGAGCTGGACTCCTACATGGAGATGCTGTATGAGGAGATGCCAGACAAAGTGCGCGGTGCTTCCCTCATCCTGCAGCTGGCCAGGAACCCCGACTACCTGGAGGAGCTGTGTCAGAATG AGACGGTACTGGGAGCTTTGGCGCGAGTACTGCGTGAAGACTGGAAGAAGAGTCTTGACCTCAGCTACAACATTGTCTACATATTCTTCTGCTTCTCAGTGTTTTCAAACTTCCATACTGTCATTTCTCACTTCAAA ATTGGTTCCCTCTGCATGGACATTATTGATGGGGAGCTGCAACGCACAGACCAGTACAGGGAGCAGCTCACCAAAAGGAAGAAGGGCGGGGAGCTGGGCACAGACCCTGCCAAGCTGCAGCAGGACTATGAACGTAACCTCAAGAAATATCAAGCAGTCATTGAGAAGCAGGACCAG GTGCTGCGAGTATGCACGTACCTTCTCCTCAACATTGCCGAGGATGTGCGTGTGGAGGAGAAGATGCGGCGTAAGAATATTGTTGGTCTGTTAGTGCGCATGCAGGAGAGAGAATCCCCTGACCTTCTCCTGCTGGTGGTCTCCTTCCTAAAGAAGCTCTCCTGCTACATGGAAAACAAGGATGATATG GCTGACCTCAACATTGTGGAGAAGGTGAGTCGTCTGGTGTCCACAGACAACAGTGACCTCCTCAATGTCACCATCCGGCTGCTGCTAAACCTGTCTTTTGATGCTGGGCTGAGAGCGAAAATGATCAAGGTTGGCCTTTTGCCAAAGCTTGTGTCTCATATGT CAGAGGACCGGCACCAGCAGGCAGTGTTGGCCGTCCTCTATCACCTGAGTGTGGATGACAAGTGCAAGTCCATGTTCACCTACACTGACTGCATCCCAACG ATTATGAAATTGTTATTGAGCACCCCTGAGCCTATGGTGCCTCTGGAGCTGATGGCATTAGCAGTAAATCTTTCCGCCAACAAGCGCAATGCCCAGCTGATCTGTGAGGGTGCGGGGCTGAAGCTGTTGATGAAGCGAGCGCTGAAGTACCGTGACCCACTTCTCATGAAGATGATCCGCAACATTGCTCAGCACGAGGGACCCACCAGGGCTCTGTTCACT GAGTTTGTTGGGGATCTGTGTGAGGTTGTGAGTGGCGGTGGGAGCGATGAGTTTGTCCTGGAGTGTGTTGGGGTGCTGGGTAACCTTTCTCTACCTGACCTTGACTACTGCCAGCTGCTCACCAAACACAACCTCATAGACTGGATCAAAGATAGTATGCAGCCAG ACGCAGTGGAGGACGACTTGgccctggaggtggtggtgctgctgggaACGGTGGCGGGAGACCAGGCGGCGGCTCAGCTCATCGTGAACACAGGGATCCTCCACGCCCTCGTCAACCTCCTAAATG CCAAACAGGAGGATGACGAGATGGTGCTGCAGATAGTTTACGTCTTTTACCAGCTCACCCGACACGAGGCGACGAGGCCTCAGGTCATCTCCACCACTGAGGTCCCTGCTTACCTCATTGACCTCATGCACGATAAAAATACAGAGGTTCGCAGGGTTTGTGACACCACGCTGGACATTATTGCT GAACACGATAATGAGTGGGCGGTTAGGATCCAGTGCCACAAATTTCGATGGTATAACAGTCAGTGGCTTGACATGGTGGAGGAGGCTGAGAACATTGACAccatgggaggagaggaaatggcagGTGGAGAAGGGCTGGGCCACTCCTACCTCCATCACTCTGATGTCTTGGACCACCAGGGGATTTACTCAG ATGGTCTGTCCTCCCCTGAAAGTGAGGAATACCCTGGCATCAATGGTCACAGTGAAGGCTCCCGTCCCTCCTCTAATTATACCAACAG